DNA sequence from the Candidatus Schekmanbacteria bacterium genome:
CCAAAACTATTACGAGCGTCGTTACAAGCAGGACTATGGCAATTGCAAAGCCTTTCTTTTCTTTATAATAATTTTTATCTTTCCTCAACGACTGCATGGCAAATCTACAATAGTTGAAAACTTCACTTCGTTGTCCTCTTCATCTGTCAAGACTAAAGTAATCTTTACTGCCTTTGGTATTTTCCCTCTCTGTTGTTTTGAATTTGAATCATCTTCCCAATTGTCTATCCATCCCCTGTCGGTGCGATATTCAAAATTCAGACCCCGACAATTATCTATGAATTCCTCCTCTTTTATCTTTTCAAAATCTTCTCTATGAAAAATCACATCTTCACTTCTATATAGTGTATAAACCCTTTTCTTTTTTTCTTTCTTCCTCTCACTCCTTTTAATGTCCAAATAATAGCTTATTCTTGTGAGCACAGGCTTTCCGTTAAAGCGATAGTTGCCTTTATTTGTTCTTGCAACAAACTCTATCTCATCTGTGTCAACCCCTCCTGTCTTATCATCAGCACCGTAAAAAAAACTAGAAAATCCCGGTTCCGGCTCATCAATTGAAGTTGCGGCAGATGCCAATTCATAAGCCATTCTATCGAGGACAAGACGTGCTTTATCATACATTTCAACCTTTGCTGAAGTTTTATCAATGGTTTTAACACTTCCTGTGTAAACTCCATAAATAAAGGAAGTAATAATAGAAAGAATAGTAATTGCCACTACGAGTTCAAGCAGAGTAAAAGCTTTATTATTTTTCCTATAAATCATAAATAAATTATTCACTGCCTTCATTCATTCTAATAATCAAGGATATATTATTCTTTTTTTGCAACGAGAGATTCGAGTTCAAAAAGAATATTCTCCTTATTCTCATCATATATTGTTAATTTGACCAATCTCAGCTCATCAAAAGAAAGCTCAATCCCGCCTGCATCTATCCCCAACAAGGAGCTTGAAACCGGTTTTACCTCTGTTTTCCATTTATACCCCGGATAGTCCTCAAATTCTCCCTCCTCTTCTCCGGTATCAGGAAATCCATAAAGCTCCACCTCTGCCATTTTCATTCTTGCCATATTAAGAAGTTTTACTTTCTCTGCCATCTCTGCGGCTGTCCTTATGCTTTGAGACTGCGCACGCAATGCGGCAATAAGCGCTATGGAAATAATGGCTAAAGCAATCATTAT
Encoded proteins:
- the gspI gene encoding type II secretion system protein GspI produces the protein MSGMNVRYKRVGFTFLEIMIALAIISIALIAALRAQSQSIRTAAEMAEKVKLLNMARMKMAEVELYGFPDTGEEEGEFEDYPGYKWKTEVKPVSSSLLGIDAGGIELSFDELRLVKLTIYDENKENILFELESLVAKKE
- a CDS encoding prepilin-type N-terminal cleavage/methylation domain-containing protein, whose amino-acid sequence is MKAVNNLFMIYRKNNKAFTLLELVVAITILSIITSFIYGVYTGSVKTIDKTSAKVEMYDKARLVLDRMAYELASAATSIDEPEPGFSSFFYGADDKTGGVDTDEIEFVARTNKGNYRFNGKPVLTRISYYLDIKRSERKKEKKKRVYTLYRSEDVIFHREDFEKIKEEEFIDNCRGLNFEYRTDRGWIDNWEDDSNSKQQRGKIPKAVKITLVLTDEEDNEVKFSTIVDLPCSR